A stretch of the Archangium violaceum genome encodes the following:
- a CDS encoding AMP-binding protein: MAELIGLEQLMSRGRLPGHPVALREGGAVGFASLVERAAGWRAAFERHGGRRQALYFDDTFEFSAALLGAWHAGVCVYLPADAQPATLARLRDEVDGFAGKIPAEYAPLSPGEGREGGWTPLSPEARALVVYTSGSSGEPTAIPKRLRQLTREVATLAALFEERLGEARVISTVSHQHIYGLLFRVLWPLTAGRPFAAHGLTYPEDIVAALRQGPAGLIASPAHLKRLPDMLDWAQVRGNLRTLFSSGGPLPLEALQACRALLGQAPVEVYGSSETGGIAWRQRTGDDALAWRVMPGVEVGTREEMLTVRSPHLDLPEGDWLRTGDRVRLLPEGFELLGRGDRLLKLEEKRVSLSALERTLLEGGLLREARVLPLEDGHRLTLAVVAVPSEAGWKLHGEGGKRALNQALRQQLTSRFEPSAFPRRFRYLEAMPVNSQGKSTEAALATLFDPRRPRARVLEQSADRALLTLEASADSPYFEGHFPGTPILPGVTQVHWAIHFGRELFTLPPDFLRLAALKFQRVIQPGTSLTLELTWKKERGSLDFKLTSDAGVHASGRIVFGGANV, from the coding sequence ATGGCTGAGCTCATCGGGCTCGAGCAGCTCATGAGCCGGGGGCGACTCCCCGGGCATCCGGTCGCCCTCCGCGAGGGCGGGGCCGTGGGCTTCGCGTCCCTCGTGGAGCGGGCAGCGGGCTGGCGCGCGGCCTTCGAGCGCCACGGTGGCCGGCGTCAGGCGCTCTACTTCGACGACACCTTCGAGTTCTCCGCCGCCCTGCTCGGCGCGTGGCATGCGGGCGTGTGCGTCTACCTCCCCGCCGACGCCCAGCCCGCGACGCTGGCGAGGCTGCGCGACGAGGTGGATGGTTTCGCCGGGAAGATTCCAGCGGAGTACGCACCGCTGTCGCCCGGCGAGGGGCGCGAGGGGGGATGGACGCCGCTCTCCCCGGAGGCACGAGCCCTGGTGGTCTACACCTCGGGCTCCAGCGGCGAGCCCACCGCCATTCCCAAGCGCCTCCGCCAGCTGACGCGTGAGGTGGCGACGCTGGCGGCCCTGTTCGAGGAGCGGCTCGGCGAGGCCCGCGTCATCTCCACCGTCTCGCACCAGCACATCTACGGACTGCTCTTCCGGGTGCTCTGGCCGCTGACGGCGGGCCGGCCCTTCGCGGCCCACGGCCTCACCTACCCCGAGGACATCGTGGCCGCGCTGCGACAGGGCCCCGCCGGGCTGATCGCCAGTCCCGCCCACCTCAAGCGCCTGCCGGACATGCTGGACTGGGCCCAGGTCCGAGGGAACCTGCGCACGCTGTTCTCCTCGGGAGGCCCGCTGCCCCTCGAGGCGTTACAGGCCTGTCGCGCGCTTCTGGGCCAGGCGCCCGTCGAGGTCTACGGCAGCTCGGAGACCGGCGGCATCGCCTGGAGGCAGCGCACCGGGGACGACGCGCTCGCCTGGCGCGTGATGCCCGGCGTCGAGGTGGGCACCCGGGAGGAGATGCTGACCGTCCGCTCGCCGCACCTGGACCTGCCCGAGGGGGACTGGCTGCGGACCGGGGATCGCGTGCGGCTGCTGCCGGAGGGCTTCGAGCTGCTCGGGAGGGGCGATCGCCTCCTGAAGCTCGAGGAGAAGCGCGTGTCGCTGAGCGCCCTGGAGCGGACGCTGCTCGAGGGTGGGCTGCTGCGCGAGGCCCGGGTGCTGCCGCTCGAGGACGGCCACCGGCTGACGCTGGCGGTGGTGGCGGTGCCCTCGGAGGCGGGCTGGAAGCTGCATGGGGAGGGAGGCAAGCGTGCCCTGAACCAGGCGCTCAGGCAGCAGCTCACTTCGCGCTTCGAGCCCAGTGCCTTCCCACGCCGGTTCCGGTATCTGGAGGCCATGCCGGTCAACAGCCAGGGAAAGTCCACCGAAGCGGCACTGGCCACCCTCTTCGATCCCCGCAGGCCCCGGGCGCGCGTGCTCGAGCAGTCCGCCGACCGCGCCCTGCTGACCCTCGAGGCCTCGGCGGACTCGCCGTATTTCGAGGGCCATTTCCCCGGCACCCCCATCCTGCCCGGCGTCACCCAGGTGCACTGGGCCATCCACTTCGGCCGCGAGCTCTTCACGCTTCCCCCCGACTTCCTGCGGTTGGCGGCGTTGAAGTTCCAACGGGTCATCCAGCCCGGCACGAGCCTCACGCTGGAGCTCACCTGGAAGAAAGAGCGCGGAAGCCTCGATTTCAAGCTCACTTCCGACGCCGGTGTCCATGCCAGCGGTCGAATCGTCTTCGGCGGAGCC
- a CDS encoding acyl carrier protein, producing the protein MTKNQLFERLSAILQETFDIEPARITPEARLHDDLDIDSIDAIDLLVQLKPVAGKRVPPEVFKSVRTLQDVVDALHGLLDESAAA; encoded by the coding sequence ATGACCAAGAATCAATTGTTCGAGCGACTGAGCGCGATCCTGCAGGAGACCTTCGACATCGAGCCGGCGCGGATCACCCCCGAGGCCCGGCTCCATGACGACCTGGACATCGACAGCATCGATGCGATCGATCTGCTCGTGCAGCTCAAGCCGGTGGCCGGCAAGCGCGTGCCTCCGGAGGTCTTCAAGTCGGTGCGTACGCTGCAGGACGTGGTCGATGCCCTGCACGGGCTCCTCGACGAGTCCGCCGCGGCGTGA
- a CDS encoding phosphopantetheine-binding protein, whose amino-acid sequence MLQLEQEIKKLVIETLHLEDITPDDIDPAAPLFVEGLGLDSIDALELGLALQKSYGVSLANDSKENRRHFASVRALADFVSAHRKA is encoded by the coding sequence ATGCTGCAGCTTGAACAGGAAATCAAGAAACTGGTCATCGAGACGCTTCACCTCGAGGACATCACTCCTGACGACATCGATCCGGCTGCGCCGCTGTTCGTCGAGGGACTCGGGCTCGACTCGATCGACGCCCTCGAGCTGGGCCTGGCGCTGCAGAAGTCCTATGGCGTGTCCCTCGCGAACGACTCGAAGGAAAACCGCCGCCATTTCGCCAGCGTGAGGGCACTCGCGGATTTCGTGAGCGCCCATCGCAAGGCCTGA
- a CDS encoding lysophospholipid acyltransferase family protein: MLETLERGWRILATGISFTTFGLGGLGLRLLYFPLLQLLVRDQARQTRLARLAVHHSFRFFIEWMRVLGVLRYRIEGVEKLARPGLLILANHPTLIDVVFLISLVPNADCVVKASLAHNPFTRGPVRATGYLCNDSGPALIQDCIASVKAGNNLIIFPEGTRTRVNGPMQLQRGAANIAVRGPCDITPVTIRCEPLGLTKGTPWWRVPPKRMNFTIQVHDDIPVAPQLGEAGGEARAARQLTAQLHDYFSREGQGHAAA, translated from the coding sequence ATGCTTGAGACGCTCGAGCGCGGGTGGCGCATCCTGGCGACCGGCATCTCCTTCACCACCTTCGGGCTGGGAGGGCTCGGGCTGCGGCTGCTCTACTTCCCGCTGTTGCAACTCCTCGTCCGGGACCAGGCGAGGCAGACGCGGCTGGCGCGCCTCGCGGTGCACCACTCCTTCAGGTTCTTCATCGAGTGGATGCGCGTCCTCGGGGTGCTGCGCTACCGCATCGAGGGCGTGGAGAAGCTGGCCCGGCCCGGCCTGCTCATCCTCGCCAACCACCCGACGCTGATCGACGTCGTCTTCCTCATCTCCCTGGTGCCCAACGCGGATTGCGTGGTGAAGGCGAGCCTGGCGCACAACCCCTTCACCCGCGGGCCGGTCCGGGCGACCGGCTATCTGTGCAACGACTCCGGCCCCGCGCTCATCCAGGACTGCATCGCCTCCGTGAAGGCGGGCAACAACCTGATCATCTTCCCGGAGGGCACCCGCACCCGGGTCAACGGCCCGATGCAACTGCAGCGCGGCGCCGCCAACATCGCGGTGCGCGGCCCGTGCGACATCACCCCGGTCACCATCCGGTGTGAACCGCTCGGTCTCACCAAGGGGACACCGTGGTGGAGGGTGCCGCCGAAACGGATGAACTTCACCATCCAGGTACACGACGACATCCCCGTTGCGCCACAGCTTGGAGAGGCCGGCGGCGAGGCGCGAGCGGCCCGGCAACTCACGGCGCAGCTGCACGACTATTTCTCCAGGGAAGGGCAGGGCCATGCTGCAGCTTGA
- a CDS encoding beta-ketoacyl synthase chain length factor: MRWFSEPHFLPAEGTPPLSEMPAMMRRRVERLGRFALQAAYGCQGDSPSVPVIFASRFGDISRSVDLLRQLAHSVPLSPTSFSLSVHNAIGALYSIARGDTSAYTAIAAGEETVEAAFTEASALLADGARDVLVVIYDEPLPEPLGHASGQMDFPRAWACWLRAGDEAPGYSLTCHPAEDTREAPSSDGLPEDLTVLRFLVSNEARLDHKVGTRCWRWQRHA, encoded by the coding sequence ATGAGATGGTTCTCGGAGCCCCATTTCCTTCCGGCCGAGGGTACCCCTCCTCTGTCCGAGATGCCGGCGATGATGCGCCGCCGGGTGGAGCGCCTGGGCCGGTTCGCGCTGCAGGCAGCGTACGGATGCCAGGGAGATTCCCCGAGCGTCCCCGTCATCTTCGCCTCGCGCTTCGGAGACATCAGCCGCTCGGTGGACCTGTTGCGCCAGTTGGCGCACTCCGTCCCGCTCTCGCCCACGTCCTTCAGCCTGTCGGTGCACAACGCGATTGGCGCGCTCTACTCCATCGCCCGGGGGGACACCTCCGCCTATACCGCCATCGCGGCGGGCGAGGAGACGGTCGAGGCAGCCTTCACCGAAGCGAGCGCTCTGCTCGCGGATGGGGCCAGGGACGTGCTGGTGGTGATCTACGACGAGCCGCTCCCCGAGCCCCTGGGGCACGCCTCCGGACAGATGGACTTCCCGCGCGCGTGGGCCTGTTGGCTGCGCGCCGGGGACGAGGCTCCGGGCTACAGCCTGACCTGTCACCCCGCCGAGGACACGCGGGAGGCCCCTTCCTCGGATGGGCTGCCGGAGGATCTCACCGTGCTGCGATTCCTGGTCTCCAACGAGGCCCGGCTCGACCACAAGGTCGGCACTCGATGCTGGAGGTGGCAGCGCCATGCTTGA
- a CDS encoding ATP-binding protein, translating into MSVVSSLAHSLSGLGLHRTSAELDDLVARATKARLSPSQLLEQIVQLESDERARRSLERRTLRSRLGRFKPMADFDWSWPKSMDRPLVESLLRLDFLQDARDVVLLAAQGLGKTMHRGWQLPPPRSRSLSGVSPLSPLRLTPWGTTSPSPPVAPLRPAPNCGAGRSGARAPPLLAPKPAGSFSRASSCSATPRAEGLRHYPMRVIRLGLYGGCDECTASAERIGLMATPDGALIGEC; encoded by the coding sequence GTGAGTGTAGTTTCCTCCCTGGCTCATTCCCTCTCCGGGCTCGGCCTGCACCGCACCAGCGCCGAGCTCGATGACCTCGTCGCTCGCGCCACCAAGGCCCGCCTCTCTCCCTCCCAGCTGCTGGAGCAGATTGTCCAGCTGGAGTCCGACGAGCGCGCCCGCCGCTCCCTGGAGCGCCGCACCCTGCGCAGCCGCCTGGGCCGCTTCAAGCCCATGGCCGACTTCGACTGGAGCTGGCCCAAGTCCATGGACAGACCCCTGGTGGAGAGCCTGCTGCGCCTGGACTTCCTCCAGGACGCTCGCGACGTCGTGCTGCTCGCCGCCCAGGGCCTGGGCAAGACGATGCATAGAGGGTGGCAGCTTCCGCCGCCGCGAAGCCGAAGCCTCTCTGGAGTCTCGCCGCTCTCGCCGCTCCGGCTGACGCCCTGGGGGACTACATCCCCCAGTCCCCCTGTGGCTCCGCTCCGGCCCGCCCCCAACTGCGGTGCGGGCCGGAGCGGAGCGCGAGCCCCACCGCTCCTTGCCCCCAAACCGGCTGGTTCATTTTCCCGCGCTTCTTCATGTTCAGCGACACCGAGGGCGGAGGGGCTGCGGCACTATCCGATGCGAGTGATACGCCTGGGTCTCTATGGCGGATGCGATGAATGTACAGCGAGTGCCGAGCGCATAGGGCTCATGGCCACTCCGGACGGGGCTCTGATTGGTGAATGTTGA